The following coding sequences lie in one Sorghum bicolor cultivar BTx623 chromosome 6, Sorghum_bicolor_NCBIv3, whole genome shotgun sequence genomic window:
- the LOC110436690 gene encoding senescence-specific cysteine protease SAG39-like: MATLKGSILAILGLALFCGAALAARDLNDDSAMVARHEQWMAQYNRVYKDATEKAQRFEVFKANVKFIESFNAGGNRKFWLGVNQFADLTNDEFRATKTNKGFKPSPVKVPTGFRYENVSVDALPASIDWRTKGAVTPIKDQGQCGCCWAFSAVAATEGIVKISTDKLISLSEQELVDCDVHGEDQGCEGGLMDDAFKFIIKNGGLTTESSYPYTATDGKCKSGTNSAANIKGFEDVPANDEAALMKAVANQPVSVAVDGGDMTFQLYSGGVMTGSCGTDLDHGIAAIGYGQTSDGTKYWLLKNSWGTTWGENGYLRMEKDISDKRGMCGLAMEPSYPTE, from the exons ATGGCCACCCTCAAGGGATCAATCTTGGCAATCCTCGGCCTCGCCTTGTTCTGCGGTGCTGCTCTTGCTGCTCGCGACCTAAACGATGACTCAGCCATGGTGGCGAGGCATGAGCAGTGGATGGCGCAATACAACCGCGTCTACAAAGACGCCACCGAGAAGGCTCAGCGGTTCGAGGTGTTCAAGGCTAATGTTAAGTTCATCGAGTCATTCAACGCTGGTGGGAACCGCAAGTTCTGGCTCGGCGTCAACCAGTTTGCCGACCTCACCAACGATGAGTTCAGAGCTACCAAGACTAACAAGGGCTTCAAACCTAGCCCCGTGAAGGTCCCTACCGGATTTAGGTATGAGAATGTTAGCGTCGATGCACTTCCAGCGTCCATCGACTGGAGGACCAAGGGTGCCGTCACTCCCATCAAGGATCAAGGCCAATGTG GTTGTTGTTGGGCTTTCTCGGCTGTGGCTGCCACAGAAGGCATCGTGAAAATAAGCACCGACAAGCTCATCTCCCTCTCAGAACAAGAGTTAGTGGACTGCGATGTCCATGGTGAGGACCAGGGTTGTGAAGGTGGTTTGATGGACGATGCTTTCAAGTTCATCATCAAGAATGGCGGCCTAACCACGGAGTCTAGCTATCCTTACACAGCTACAGATGGCAAGTGCAAGAGTGGAACAAATAGTGCTGCAAACATCAAGGGCTTTGAGGATGTGCCTGCAAATGATGAGGCTGCCCTGATGAAGGCCGTGGCCAACCAACCCGTGTCGGTGGCAGTGGACGGCGGAGATATGACGTTTCAGCTCTACTCTGGTGGTGTGATGACCGGCTCATGTGGTACCGACCTGGACCATGGGATTGCAGCCATTGGCTATGGACAAACCAGTGATGGCACTAAATACTGGCTACTGAAGAACTCATGGGGCACGACTTGGGGCGAGAATGGTTATCTGAGAATGGAGAAGGATATATCGGACAAGAGGGGCATGTGTGGGCTAGCCATGGAGCCTTCCTACCCCACTGAGTAG